In the genome of Stomoxys calcitrans chromosome 4, idStoCalc2.1, whole genome shotgun sequence, the window tcaTTGCACGTATTGTTTACATTTAAATATCATGATTATTTTACTAAATATTTATTATCTTTCTATTACACAGAAATTTACTGACGGCATTACAAATAAACTGGTTGGCTGTTTTTATAATCTTCCGGATGGTTGTCCAATTTCATCAATTGCCAATGGCATCAATGGTGTCCAGATATGTTCTCAAGAAATCTCCTCGCACAATGGGGGTGGAGAAATTGCCAACGATGATAATAACGATTCCGGAAATCTCAGTGACCCTGATGCTGACACCTATGCAGAGTCACAAACGATACAACAGAACACAAACAATACGAGCGAGACGAAGAGTAACGACGTAATACTCGTTCGAGTTTATGGCAATAAAACGGACCTGCTTATAGATCGCAAAGCCGAAACGAGAAATATAATGCTATTGCATAGGTATGGATTTGCACCCACATTGTATGCGACATTTAAAAATGGCTTGGTCTATGACTTTGTACCTGGTGTGACCCTCAACACAGAAAGCGTCCACCTGCCTGAAGTGTGGGCGCTTGTTGCTCAACGTATGGCGGATATGCATAGGTTGGTGAAGCCTGACTGGAGTCGAAATGCAGACGCCAAACCTGTGGCAATGTTGTGGAAGAAATCGCAAAGCTTTTTTGACCTAGTACCTGAACGATTCAGCGATGCCGACAAGCACAAAAGGTAATTTTCGCATATCAAACGCAatgatattttatatattttgttgcAAAGTGCCAAAAACAAATTCATTATTTTGTAGAACACGTCGTCGAGCGGTCGTCCCCAGAGGGCGAACGGATCGGATTGAGTACGAACGGAAGCACCCAGCGAGGGTGCTTGGGTGGCTGTCGTGTTTAGCAACGAGTTAGTCGACACTTTGTTGTTATATTCGTCGTTCGTCCTTCGttcgtattcattttgtcataagAAAGAATTCAGATCAGATCAGTAATCAGTTGTGATACAACACAATGAGAAAGCAAAGTAACAAAAACACAATCATGCATGTTCATGTGTGTTACATGCTCTCACATCCTCTTAAAATCGTATTAATCTATGCATCTTCATCTCTTTTTTGATCTTTTGTTGAACTCTAAGCAGACTTGAAGGCGTTTTCTTACCTATTAAACGCATGCGTGATGAATTCGCAGAATTGTACAAACGTCTGGAGGCACTGGACTCGCCCGTTGTGTTCGCACACAACGACCTTCTACTGGGCAATGTTATTTATACGGAATCTCGGAAAACAGTCACCTTTATTGACTACGAATATGCGGACTACAATTTTCAAGCTTTCGATATTGGAAATCATTTTACGGAATTTGCCGGTGTCGATACCGTCGACTACACTCGCTATCCAAGTCGCGATTTTCAGCTGAAATGGCTTCGAGTGTATTTACAGTCGTACCTGCAAAAGAACGATGTGTGTGATGCAGAGGTTGAACGTCTCTTTGTGCAGGTAAATCAATTTGCTTTGGCTGCCCATTTCTTCTGGACTATTTGGAGTCTAATACAAGCCGAACATtccactattgattttgattaTGTGGGGTAAGTATATAGCGGATATTGTGTTAAGATTTTCTCCCAGGATAGAATATAAttcaacccaccaccatagaattggAAGTATACTCAATGCCTcaactccgtttgtaacacctagaaatagcTATACGTTGGAGTGCAAAATTGGTacatgggtttttttttaatagtaaTAGTAATGTGCCAATTACGTCAACTATTCATTGATATGGCTTGCAAGATGAATGTTAtcccttttttttatttatttcaatatcTGAATATGAAATACAACATTATACgaaattctatttttttctttctgtattggtttatattgggttgcccaaaaagtaattgcggatttttcatataatcggcgttgacaattttttttacagcttgtgactctgtaattgcattcgttcttctgtcagttatcagctgttacttttagcctgctttagaaaaaaagtgtaaaaaagtatatttgattaaagttcattctaagtattgttaaaaatgcatttactttcttttaaaaaatccgcaattactttttgggcaacccaatatttgcataAAGCTCTACCAATTTAAAAGCCCAATTTTGTGACAAATGACAATTAAGTTGCCATAGCGAATAGGCAACAATCAGAAGCTTATTGCTTATATAACAGTTTGTTATGTCTTCATCCTTAATTCGTTAGCTAAGTTTTTGTGTGCATCTTATTCCATTGATTTTTGCTCATACGGTGAGTCCACACTGATGCTGCATATTTTACCACTGACCAGCAAGCGATTcgaggaccttgtttcttccCTAACTTTGAAACTTTGTCAACTGTCACACCAACTCTCAAAATAGATAGTCACACATATTCACACTTACATTCAGCTGCTGGCATACTTCCGCTATCCATGTAGAGATCAATATGGTTGACGATTGGGTGAAGTATACCTTCAAATATCTATAAGGTAGACGTCCAACCTATCGCAGGCGTCATATAAGGGTGTCTGAATCCATGATCGAATGATCTCGATGCCGCCTGAAGGGCGGAAGGGATGGACAATATGGAGATGTATAGTAGTACTGGGCATATAACTCGACCTTGAGTATCTCTCTGAGTCGATGGAGGGATAAACGAGTCTTCTAGATTTCGGTATTATCTAAGGACCTGACGAACCTATGGAGTATCCTGAGAATGACGGAACTTGGACGGAGTCTAGGTCAGGTTTTGGCGACGCAATTTACCAAGTGACGGGCcaatcttgttgttgttgttgtagcagtttattgtgttctatctttcgtctgcttgattgtgttgagtgtcaagacccaggaacccTACGaccaagatggggtgcgtccacaaggatctgagtctgagtcgagtgggtctggccggacagttgaacaggtgacgtgtatcatgcggtccctggttacaatcgggacatccatcttgcacgtcggcatcaatcctaggagttgaggcggctgcatctgcggAACGTATtcgagccagaactactctggtttgccgggggaggtcaatttcttcaggtgcaatgagaggcggtcgttctctaaggattacattcactcggtagccaattaccgcatctgctaccgtgtctgcatgaatgttgtctagacctgcttgatatgccgcttgatctagaggttctctcttgtagcgctgaacctcacgctctagatcgtgttaATCTACTTTTAGACTACTGGGCCtaggatatctatccacaagatggtgatttggatggtctctgcgataacagcccaaaaggtattgcttaggatctttgtctcctgatagaggtggtccacatgagaattgaggagacagcccgccgcagctcggagggcggcattctggcagatctgaatattattccactgcgtgtcataaagttgacgagaccatactggcgctgcataacttaccacagaccggccaattgctttgtacgtggtcaaca includes:
- the LOC106080763 gene encoding ethanolamine kinase is translated as MGTETKLNCYSENTAAGIIRAPTKSQQSCNNGKQQTSSVTSSSSVTFVPIHIDENDVIEGAKQIIKSIRPTWNLNYVQYKKFTDGITNKLVGCFYNLPDGCPISSIANGINGVQICSQEISSHNGGGEIANDDNNDSGNLSDPDADTYAESQTIQQNTNNTSETKSNDVILVRVYGNKTDLLIDRKAETRNIMLLHRYGFAPTLYATFKNGLVYDFVPGVTLNTESVHLPEVWALVAQRMADMHRLVKPDWSRNADAKPVAMLWKKSQSFFDLVPERFSDADKHKRLEGVFLPIKRMRDEFAELYKRLEALDSPVVFAHNDLLLGNVIYTESRKTVTFIDYEYADYNFQAFDIGNHFTEFAGVDTVDYTRYPSRDFQLKWLRVYLQSYLQKNDVCDAEVERLFVQVNQFALAAHFFWTIWSLIQAEHSTIDFDYVGYAFLRYNEYKARKQEFLLLDGCLPKCKI